The stretch of DNA GGTCGCGGCGTTCGTACGACGCGTCACGACCCACGCGGAGCTCGAAGAGCAGGCGCATCGTCCGGAAAACGGCTCGCCCGAGTCGCACCGGAACGCCGCGGGGCAGGATGACGGTGCGGACGGCCGACATCAGCGTCGCGAGGATGAGGAAAACGCCCGAGGCTGTAGCGAGCACCCGGAGCACGATCATCCGTCTACCCCCGCATGAGCTGGCGTGCCGCTTCCTGGATGCTCCCTCCGAACGAGGGGTAGATCGAGAACGCTTGCGCGAGCTGCTCGACGCCGAGGCGAGCGTGCACGGCGAGCGAGAGCGGCAGGACGAGGTCGCTCGCGTGCGGCGCGACGACCGTTCCGCCTACGACGGCGTGCGTTCCCCTCGTCGCGAGCACCTTCACGAAACCGTCTTCGAGGCCGACCATCTTCGCGCGCGCGTTGGTCGCGAACGGCAGCTTGCGGACGTCGACCTGGATCCCGCGCTCCGCGCATTCGGCCTCGGAGAGTCCGACGGTCGCGATCTCGGGGTCGGTGAACACGGTCGCGGCGACCTCTTCCCAGCGCATCGGGGATACGGCCTGACCAAGCGCGTGCCACATCGCGATGCGCCCCTGCATCGCCGCGGTGCTGGCGAGCATCATCCGCCCCGTCACGTCGCCGGCCGCGTAGATCGTCGGCACGTTCGTGCGGCTGACTCCGTCCACCGGGATCGACCCGTCCTTGGCGATCGCGACGCCGGCCGCCTCCAGCCCCGCATCCGCCGAGTTCGGCACCTGTCCGACCGTGAACAGTGCATGCGAACCGGCGAGCACCCTGCCGTCGGCCAGCTCGACCTCGACGCCGTGATCGGTCGCGCGGGCGCCGCCTGCGCGCGCGTTCTTGAGGATCTCCATGCCGCGCCGCTCGAAGACCTCTTCCAGGACCAGCGCCGAATCGGGGTCCTCGCTCGGGAGCACGCGGTCGCGTGAGCAGACGAGGGTTACGCGGGCTCCCAGCCGGTTGAAAGCGTGCGCGAACTCGGCGCCGGTGGCGCCGGAGCCGACGACGATCAGATGCTCGGGCACGTCCTCGAGGTCGTAGACCTGCCGTGCGTTCAGGATCCGGCGCCCGTCCGGGAGTGCCGTGGGCAGCTCGCGCGGCGACGAGCCCGTCGCGACCAGGACGACGTCGGCGTCGAGACGCTCGTCCTCTCCGTCGGTCTCGGCGATGACGGTTCGCGGATCCGAGAGTCGCGCCGCTCCGGCTACCACCCGCACCCCGGCGACGGCGAGCTTCTTCTCGATGTCCCGGGACTGGGCCTCCGCGAGCCAGATGATCCGCGAGAAGATCGTGGACAGGTTCACCTCGGGCCGCGGCGGGTTGTCGGCCGAGGCGAGTCCGAGCGCGGGCGCGGCTTCGAGCCAGGTCACCGCCTCGGCGCTGGTGCAGAGCGTCTTGGACGGGACGCAGTCGAAAAGCACGCACGCGCCGCCGAGGCCAACGCGGTCGACGACGGTCACCTCCGCGCCGAGCTCCGCGGCGACGAGCGCCGCCTCGTACCCCGCGGGGCCGCCGCCTACGATGACGATGCGCACGAGGCTATCTCTTTGGCCGGTAGACGCCGAACACTTCCCGAAGCACGTTGGACACCTCGCCGACGGTCGCCGATCGCTTCAGCGCCTCGCGCATCGGCACGAGCAGGTTGTCGGTCCCGCGCGCAGCGGCACGCACGTCCTCCAGCGACTCCTTGACCGCGGCCTGGTCGCGGCCGGCCCGCACCTCCGCGAGACGGCGGATCTGGTCCTCCTGGACGTTCTGATCGACGCGGAGGAGCTCCACATGGTCCTCTTCGGCCTCGGCGTACTTGTTCACGCCGACGACGATGCGGCGCCCGGCTTCGATGTCCTGCGCTTCCTGGAAGGCCGCTTCCTCGATCTCATCCTGCATGTACTCGATGCACGCGACCGCGCCGCCGCGACGGTCGATCTCCTCGATGTACGCCTTGGCCCTGCGCTCTACCTCCCGCGTCAGCGACTCGACGTACCACGACCCGGCGAGAGGATCGGCGGTGGCGTCGACGCCGGACTCGTGCGCGAGGATCTGTTGCGTACGGAGCGCGATCTTCGCCGCCTTCTCGGACGGCAGGGCGAGCGCCTCGTCGAAGGCGTTCGCGTGCAACGACTGCGTCCCGCCGAGCACGGCCGCCAGCGCCTGGATCGTGACGCGGACGACGTTGTTCTCCGGCTGCTGGGCCGTGAGCTGAACGCCGGCGGTCTGCGTGTGGAAGCGGAGCATCTGCGATCGCGGGTCCTTCGCGCCGAAGCGGTCGCGCATGATGCCGGCCCACAGCCGGCGCGCGGCACGGAACTTCGCGACCTCCTCGAACAGGGTCTCGCGCGCCACGAAGAAGAACGAGAGCCGCGGGCCGAACGTGTCGATGTCGAGGCCGGCCTTCAGCCCGGCCTCCACGTACGCGACCGCATCGGCGAGCGTGAACGCGACCTCTTGCACCGCCGTCGCGCCCTTTTCGGCCATGTGGTAGCCCGAGATCGAGATGGAATTGAACCGCGGCAGGCGGTCGGCGCAGTACGCGAACGTGTCGGTGATGAGCCGCATCGATCCTTCGGGCGGGAAGATGTAGGTCCCGCGCGCGATGTATTCCTTGAGGATGTCGTTCTGGATCGTGCCGGTGAGCTTTTCCGCCGGCACTCCCTGCTCCTCCCCCACCAGCTCGTAGAGGAGCAGCAGCAACGAGGCCGGGGCGTTGATCGTCATCGACGTCGACACTTTGTCAAGCGGGATGCCGTCGAAGAGGGTCCGCATGTCGGCGAGCGAGTCGATCGCCACACCGACCTTGCCGATCTCGGCCTGCGCGACGGGGTCGTCGGAGTCGTAGCCCATCTGCGTGGGCAGATCGAAGGCCACCGATAGGCCCGTCTGCCCGTGCTCGAGGAGGTATCGGTACCGTGCGTTGGACTCCTTGGCGCTCGCGTACCCGGCGTACTGGCGCATCGTCCAGGTCTTGCCCCGGTACATGTCCGGGTAGATGCCGCGCGTGAACGGGAACTCGCCGGGCTTCCCCATATCGTGTTCGGGGTCCAGATCGGCCGCGTGCTCGGGGAGGTAGAGCGGCTCGATGGGGATGCCGGACGGGGTGGTCCGCTCGTCGCCCACCGCGGATTCGTCGCTCATGGCCTAATGCTATAGTCGGGGATGGGAGCGGGGCGCGCTGTGCGTGCCGCTCCCTCGCGTGAGTGCCCACGTCGCAGGGGGGGAAAGGCGTGCGCGTCCCCGAGAAGATCGGGACCGTCTACCGCGGTGGCCAGGGCCAGTGGTCCTGGGCGTTCCATCGCATCACCGGTGTCGCCGTCTTCCTGTTCCTTCTGGCCCATATCGTCGACACGGCTCTCGTCGGATGGGGGCCCGAGCTCTACAACCGCGTGGTGGCCGTCTATCACAACCCGATCATCCGGCTGATGGAGATCGCGCTCGCCGGGCTGGTGCTCTTCCACGCGCTGAACGGCCTCAAGATCATCGCGATCGACTTCTTCCCGAAGCTCTCGGACCGCCACAAAGAGCTGTTCGGGATCGTCCTCGGCCTGTACATCATCCTCATGATCCCCGCGCTCTACTTCATGGGCCGCGGCTTCTTCCGGAGCCTGTAGATGGCCGTCACGACCCGCCCTACAGCGCCACGCGAGCGTCGCTCCGCATACGCGCGGCCCCGGCCGGGCTCGGGGAGCATGGAGCTCTGGACCTGGTTCTTCATGCGGATCTCGGGGATGATCCTGGTCGTCCTGGTGCTCGGCCACTTCACCATCGTGCACATCCTGGGCGAGGGCGTGGATCGCGTGGACTTCGCGTTCGTGTCGGGCCGGTGGTCGAGCCCGTTCTGGCAGACCTGGGACTGGACGATGCTGTTCCTCGGCATGCTGCACGGGGCGAACGGCATGAAGGTCGTCATCGAGGACTACGTGCGCCGCCCCGGCCCGCGCGCGGCGCTGAAGAGCGCTCTCTACATGGTCACGTTCATCCTGATCCTGCTCGGGACGCTCGTGATCCTCACCTTCGATCCGGCCAAGGGCCGCTCGGCGGTGCTCGGCGGATGACGACGTTCCACACCTACGACGCGGTGATCGTCGGCGCCGGGGGCGCCGGGATGCGGGCAGCCTTGGAGGCGTCGCGGGACGTCCGCACCGCCGTCATCTCGAAGCTGTATCCGACGCGCTCGCACACCGGCGCGGCGCAGGGCGGCATGTGCGCGGCGCTCGCGAACGTCGAAGAGGATTCCTGGGAGTGGCACGTCTACGACACCGTCAAGGGCGGCGACTTCCTCGTCGATCAGGACGCCGCCGAGATCATGGCCAAGGAGGCGATCGACGCTGTTCTCGATCTGGAGCGGTGGGGGTTGCCGTTCAACCGCACACCGGACGGGAAGATCGACCAGCGGCGGTTCGGGGGCCACACCCGCAATCACGGTGAAGGCCCGGTGCGCCGAGCCGCGTACGCGGCCGATCGCACCGGCCACATGATCCTCCAAACGCTTTACCAGCAGTGCATCAAGCACGACGTCCAGTTCTTCAACGAGTTCTACGTCCTCGACCTCCTCATGGCGGACGACCGCGTGGCAGGCCTGGTGGCCTACGAGCTCTCGACGGGCGAGCTGCACGTGTTCCGCGCCAAGACCGTG from Actinomycetota bacterium encodes:
- a CDS encoding NAD(P)H-quinone dehydrogenase, giving the protein MRIVIVGGGPAGYEAALVAAELGAEVTVVDRVGLGGACVLFDCVPSKTLCTSAEAVTWLEAAPALGLASADNPPRPEVNLSTIFSRIIWLAEAQSRDIEKKLAVAGVRVVAGAARLSDPRTVIAETDGEDERLDADVVLVATGSSPRELPTALPDGRRILNARQVYDLEDVPEHLIVVGSGATGAEFAHAFNRLGARVTLVCSRDRVLPSEDPDSALVLEEVFERRGMEILKNARAGGARATDHGVEVELADGRVLAGSHALFTVGQVPNSADAGLEAAGVAIAKDGSIPVDGVSRTNVPTIYAAGDVTGRMMLASTAAMQGRIAMWHALGQAVSPMRWEEVAATVFTDPEIATVGLSEAECAERGIQVDVRKLPFATNARAKMVGLEDGFVKVLATRGTHAVVGGTVVAPHASDLVLPLSLAVHARLGVEQLAQAFSIYPSFGGSIQEAARQLMRG
- a CDS encoding methylmalonyl-CoA mutase family protein translates to MSDESAVGDERTTPSGIPIEPLYLPEHAADLDPEHDMGKPGEFPFTRGIYPDMYRGKTWTMRQYAGYASAKESNARYRYLLEHGQTGLSVAFDLPTQMGYDSDDPVAQAEIGKVGVAIDSLADMRTLFDGIPLDKVSTSMTINAPASLLLLLYELVGEEQGVPAEKLTGTIQNDILKEYIARGTYIFPPEGSMRLITDTFAYCADRLPRFNSISISGYHMAEKGATAVQEVAFTLADAVAYVEAGLKAGLDIDTFGPRLSFFFVARETLFEEVAKFRAARRLWAGIMRDRFGAKDPRSQMLRFHTQTAGVQLTAQQPENNVVRVTIQALAAVLGGTQSLHANAFDEALALPSEKAAKIALRTQQILAHESGVDATADPLAGSWYVESLTREVERRAKAYIEEIDRRGGAVACIEYMQDEIEEAAFQEAQDIEAGRRIVVGVNKYAEAEEDHVELLRVDQNVQEDQIRRLAEVRAGRDQAAVKESLEDVRAAARGTDNLLVPMREALKRSATVGEVSNVLREVFGVYRPKR
- the sdhC gene encoding succinate dehydrogenase, cytochrome b556 subunit; translation: MRVPEKIGTVYRGGQGQWSWAFHRITGVAVFLFLLAHIVDTALVGWGPELYNRVVAVYHNPIIRLMEIALAGLVLFHALNGLKIIAIDFFPKLSDRHKELFGIVLGLYIILMIPALYFMGRGFFRSL
- a CDS encoding succinate dehydrogenase hydrophobic membrane anchor subunit, which gives rise to MAVTTRPTAPRERRSAYARPRPGSGSMELWTWFFMRISGMILVVLVLGHFTIVHILGEGVDRVDFAFVSGRWSSPFWQTWDWTMLFLGMLHGANGMKVVIEDYVRRPGPRAALKSALYMVTFILILLGTLVILTFDPAKGRSAVLGG